The following is a genomic window from bacterium.
CGGATAAATTAGAATGGATATGCGGGGATGCTGAAAGAGTATACATTAAAATTTTCTTAACCGTGTTTTTCCATATTTTATATACTGGACTATTGGTATATGTGCAGGACATACATATGTACAAGCCCCACATTCCATGCAATCTAATAATCCGTATTCTTTTGCATGTTCAAACTGATCATTTTTTATAGAGTTAGTTATTACATTAGGCAATATCTTCATTGGGCAAACACTAGCACAGTTGCCACATCTTATACAACATTCCTCAGGCTCGTCACAAATCTCGTCCTTTGTTTGTACAAGTATTCCAGACGTGCCTTTAATTACCGGGACATCTGTTGTATATTGAGCGATCCCCATCATTGGGCCGCCCATTATTATTTTGCCTATTTCTTCTTTGACTCCTTCGCATGCCTCTATTAAATTTAAAAAAGGAGTTCCTATTCTTACTCTAAGATTTTGTGGATTCCTGATGCCTCCTCCTGTTACAGTTACAATTCGCTCTACCAGAGGTTTTCTTTCTACGACAGATTCATATACTGCAAATGAGGTGCCAACATTACTAACTATTACTCCTACATCCATTGGAAGTCCGCCGCTTGGCACTTCACGTTTCAGGAGAGCTTTTATAAGCTGTTTTTCAGCTCCCTGAGGATATTTTACCTTAAGTGCCATTATGTCAACATCTGTATCTGATTCTTTATTGATTTCGTCAGTAATTTTTTTAAGTGCATCAGGTTTATTTTGTTCGATACCAATTATGCCTTTCTTTACGCCAGTTGCTTTCATTAGGATTTTGAGTCCGATGACAACTTGTTTTGCATATTCCAGCATTAGCCTGTGATCAGCTGTTAGAAATGGTTCGCATTCAGCGCCATTTAAAATATATGTATCAATTTTTTTATTTTCTGGCGGGCTAAGTTTTACATGTATTGGAAACATAGCTCCGCCAAGGCCAACAACACCTGCTTCCTTTACAATATGTTTTATTTGTTCTGGCTCAAGCGTTTTCCAGTCTCTTTTTGTTTCTTCAATGGCCCATGTATCGGCCTCATCAGATTCTATAATAATAGATAGAACTTTAGTCCCTAAAGGATGTAGCATAGGGGAAATATCTACTACTTTACCTGATATTGTGGCATGAACAGGTGCCGATATAAATGCCTGCGCGTCACCAATCTTTTGCCCTACTTTAACAATGTCTCCAATATTAACTAGTGGCTTACATACTGCGCCTGTATGCTGCAGCATGGGAATGATTGCTTTTTTAGGAGGGAGAAGATTTAGAATTTTCTTTGTATTTGTGCTATCTTTAGAATTCTCTGGATGAATTCCTCCATGAAAGCTAGAGTTTATCATATTATTTATCATAGATTAAATTGACAGTTTATAAGTTACTTGCTAAAATTCTGTGCAATGATATCAACTAATTTTTAGTTTGTCAAAACGCCTAGAGAGTAGGGGCAGGAATGCGAAAGATGATTATTGTTACTGGTGGAGCAGGGTTTATTGGAAGTGCCATTGTATGGAAATTAAATCAGCAAGGAGAGTTTAATATTCTTGTTGTTGATGAGTTAGGAAAGAGCA
Proteins encoded in this region:
- the rsxC gene encoding electron transport complex subunit RsxC; its protein translation is MINNMINSSFHGGIHPENSKDSTNTKKILNLLPPKKAIIPMLQHTGAVCKPLVNIGDIVKVGQKIGDAQAFISAPVHATISGKVVDISPMLHPLGTKVLSIIIESDEADTWAIEETKRDWKTLEPEQIKHIVKEAGVVGLGGAMFPIHVKLSPPENKKIDTYILNGAECEPFLTADHRLMLEYAKQVVIGLKILMKATGVKKGIIGIEQNKPDALKKITDEINKESDTDVDIMALKVKYPQGAEKQLIKALLKREVPSGGLPMDVGVIVSNVGTSFAVYESVVERKPLVERIVTVTGGGIRNPQNLRVRIGTPFLNLIEACEGVKEEIGKIIMGGPMMGIAQYTTDVPVIKGTSGILVQTKDEICDEPEECCIRCGNCASVCPMKILPNVITNSIKNDQFEHAKEYGLLDCMECGACTYVCPAHIPIVQYIKYGKTRLRKF